From the Oryza glaberrima chromosome 5, OglaRS2, whole genome shotgun sequence genome, one window contains:
- the LOC127774483 gene encoding transcription factor SCREAM2-like, with the protein MVSREQKRASLHEKLQILRTLTHSHAVNKMSIISDASTYIKDLKQKIAALNKELGCAKNMNICEEPSPVVRVQVLDKGFLINVFMDKSSPGLLSSILQAFDELGLTVIEARASCSNSFRLEAVGGEHEEADGGIDANAVELAVMQAIKSTPGK; encoded by the exons atggtctCCCGGGAGCAGAAGAGAGCGAGTTTGCATGAGAAGCTGCAGATTCTCCGAACTCTTACCCATTCTCATGCG GTAAATAAAATGTCTATAATCTCTGATGCATCAACATACATCAAAGATCTGAAGCAGAAGATTGCCGCACTGAACAAAGAATTAGGGTGTGCAAAGAACATGAATATTTGCGAAGAACCCTCACCTGTG GTGAGAGTTCAAGTTCTAGACAAGGGTTTCCTCATCAATGTGTTCATGGACAAAAGCAGCCCTGGGCTACTATCCTCCATTCTGCAAGCCTTCGATGAGTTAGGACTCACTGTGATTGAGGCTAGGGCTTCATGCTCCAATTCATTTCGACTCGAAGCAGTAGGAGGAGAG CACGAGGAAGCCGATGGAGGGATCGATGCAAATGCAGTGGAGCTAGCGGTGATGCAAGCCATCAAGAGCACTCCAGGAAAATAG
- the LOC127774188 gene encoding protein G1-like2: MARTAAGRVERGGSRSGRACGRRSHPSPPALCPCPLRQAWDSLDALVGRLCTAFNEHGGHPEANPFGARVVRLYLRDVRNSQAKVSGIAYEKKCRKRPPTSSSHSQAAAAATCPASPAASPTPERSADMGACVAIAIAVGLMQKLGEEGPGQDLQASYLSMV; encoded by the exons atggcgaggacggcggccggcAGAGTTGAGCGGGGCGGTAGCCGCAGTGGACGAGCGTGTGGCCGCCGGagccacccctcgccgccggcgctgtgCCCGTGCCCGCTCCGCCAGGCGTGGGACAGCCTCGACGCGCTCGTCGGCCGCCTCTGCACCGCCTTCAACGAGCACGGAGGCCACCCCGAGGCCAACCCGTTCGGTGCCCGCGTTGTCCGCCTTTACCTCCGCGACGTCCGCAACAGCCAGGCCAAGGTGAGCGGCATCGCCTACGAGAAGAAGTGTCGGAAGCGCCCGCCCACCTCGTCTTCTCACtctcaggccgccgccgccgccacttgcCCGGCGAGCCCAGCCGCTAGCCCGACGCCGGAGAGATCAGCCGACATGGGAGCttgcgtcgccatcgccatcgctgtGGG gttAATGCAGAAGTTAGGTGAAGAAGGACCCGGGCAAGACTTACAGGCAAGCTACCTCTCCATGGTATGA
- the LOC127772949 gene encoding uncharacterized protein LOC127772949, with product MMMTMSSPAATARLPASPSLGPRSLRLLHGAPARRGSRRLGVVRAASAEVAAPDAAAAAPGYTSDSLILYFKAEGTMEERAIPKITQALEGVEGVSDLEVLIEEGIGSVVLTKETTVQATGVASNLVEAIQGAGFKLQTLSLSFDDFNEDAATVAGEDDDQATE from the exons ATGATGATGAccatgtcgtcgccggcggccaccgcccgcctccccgCCTCGCCCTCCCTCGGGCCCCGCTCCCTTCGCCTCCTCCACGGAGCTCCGGCCCGGAGGGGCAGCCGCCGGCTCGGGGTGGTGCGCGCGGCCAGCGCGGAGGTGGccgcgcccgacgccgccgccgccgctccgggcTACACCTCCGACTCCCTCATCCTCTACTTCAAGGCGGAGGGCACCATGGAGGAGAGGGCCATCCCCAAGATCACCCAGGCCCTCGAG GGGGTGGAGGGGGTGAGCGACCTGGAGGTGCTCATCGAGGAAGGCATCGGAAGTGTTGTG TTGACAAAGGAGACGACGGTGCAAGCTACCGGGGTGGCCTCAAACCTGGTAGAAGCCATCCAGGGAGCTGGCTTCAAGCTGCAAACACTTAGCCTCAGCTTCGACGATTTTAATGAGGATGCAGCCACAGTCGCAGGAGAGGATGACGACCAAGCCACAGAGTGA